The genomic segment aagagagatacTTTTGCTTTTGGAAACTCAACGTTAGACCCATGGCAATGAGTAGCGACCCACATCCAACAAACAACTAGAGAGAGTAGCACTTGAACCAAAAGTGAGGCAGGCTAGAACCTGAGggcctttcctttttttccatCAATAGAGTCCCCTTTCCTCTATTAGAATTAAAAACATTACCCAAAGTTTAcgctaaaaaaatttaagtattaTAAAAAGGAGGTCATGCAATGGGTTTTGAGAGGGaggtaaaaaaaaagtctaAAGTAAAAGTATACTACTAGTactacttattttctttttaaatggaGAATGGCTAATGTTTaaacaaagattttgaaagCCATGGGGGGCCAAGGGGGTCGTGGCATGACTTCCGCACGACCACCCATTCGAATCTATAGCTTTTtcggcaaaaaaaaaatcttgcaATATCCATTACTAATATTTACTCATCCAACAGTAATATGTaccaaaaagaagaagcaacAGTCCCGAGTGTCAGGATTATTCATGCCGAGTAGGTTTAGCAGGTTTTACTGCAGAGGTAAGCTTTTTGTTGGCACTCAAAATTGTTGGTGCGCTGTGCGCTTGACTCTTATCCTCTGCTTCCTGCCAGAAATGTTTTCAAACCAAACAGCAGTATGACCAATTTTGATTGGGGGAGGAGCAATGGAATAGGGAATGCGGGAGAGTGAACGAAGACTAGGAGCAGGCGGAGATAAGGTTACGAAGAAGTGGTGATATTGATAGCCAAACATGTCCCATCTTTCACACTGTTAACATCTTTATTAGGCAAACAAATTACCTATGGCTCTACCCCTTTAAGCATTAATTGTCTTTCATTGAAACCACCTTGTCCTCATTCGTAAAAGAGAAAGcaaacatcaagaaaaataataaaaacaaaagtcAAGGGATTCAAGGGATAGATATAAAAAGTAGGGAAACACCCCAGCAATGGCTTTGTCCCTGCGGCTTGGGATCCCAAAACAGGCCCTTCTTTTATTCCttacaattttttcttttttcccctttttctttacaaCCACTTGAGAGTTGAGAGAGACGTATCCAACCAAAAACCGTGCCTATTGTTTTAGCCCATTCAAAAGTATCTCTATCTAACCGACAATTGATCAGTTTGGTCAACTGGATGATAGagagaacaaaaacaaatggGCATGGAAAACAGAGACTAAGAAGAATAATGGCTGCCTTCTTACATCTTAAAATGGAGCAGTTAAACATCTACTGAGAGAATTCTTTTTGGGACGCTGAGCAGGAGCTGCCAACAACTGCGAAACAAGAATGCAAAACGCATTATAATTATATCAACTGATTGTACCTTACTCTTTTAGAACCACAGGTCAAGCAAAACTGATATATCACCTTCTCCTGCTGCCTTCTAAGCTTAGCATTTTCTTCCAGCAAATGAGCAACTTCAAGCTCCAATTCATTTGTGTAAGCCTGAGGCACTCAAATCACAGGAACTCACAAAGAACGTCATGGGGAATACTCCAGGATCCAGTAATTGTCATATTAGTAGAATTTTCATCAGTTTCCTTGGCATGTTAGTGTGTGGGGGAGAAAGTGAAAAGAGATTTTACCTGTTTTCTGGCTCTTGACCGAGCAGCTGACTCTCTGTTCTTCATCATGCGCTTATGCCGCCGATCGTTGgaattttcattgttttcttGAGCCCTTTTAAGGCAGAAAGAAGGGAAAACTGCAGAAGAGCCAAACGCATGAAAAGTAGAGTTGTGAGAGGAACCAAAAGATGGAGTTCCAACGCCGGTACGACCATTGACTGCTGGGTTTGGCCTCACGGGATCTCCACTACTTTCCATGGATATGAAATCACATCCAGAATTCAAGCTCAATAGGGTGCCAGGAGTGGG from the Theobroma cacao cultivar B97-61/B2 chromosome 8, Criollo_cocoa_genome_V2, whole genome shotgun sequence genome contains:
- the LOC18591596 gene encoding protein FD codes for the protein MWASPGKNNNNSSSYIGCGSSPSKSSSTCSSPTPCSSPSPNTLNLSAKKSMEEVWKDISLASLADHPAGTVLSSTTSNPTFPGMIFQDFLARPLNKEPPRRGSVSIDTSLTEETTLFGSLPPTPGTLLSLNSGCDFISMESSGDPVRPNPAVNGRTGVGTPSFGSSHNSTFHAFGSSAVFPSFCLKRAQENNENSNDRRHKRMMKNRESAARSRARKQAYTNELELEVAHLLEENAKLRRQQEKLLAAPAQRPKKNSLSRCLTAPF